Within Candidatus Thorarchaeota archaeon, the genomic segment GACGCGATATCATTATTGTCGAAACCGTCGGTGCTGGTCAGTCGGAAGTCGAGATCATCGATATTGCTCATACGGTCATAGTTACTGATGTGCCAGGAAGTGGTGACGACATTCAGGCGATCAAGGCAGGAATCATGGAGATTGCCGACATATTTGTCGTGAACAAAAAAGATCTTCCGGGTGCCGATAAGAAGGTCGTCGAGATCAATGCCATGCTTGACCTAGACCAGAATATGGGTATGTGGCGGCCTCCTGTCGTTCTTACAAATGGACGTACTGGAGAGGGCATTCCCGAGTTAGTCGATAAGATTGAAGAGCACATGAAATATCTCATTGAGAGTGGCACGCTTGAGCAAAAGGGTCTCCAACGTAGCCGTGAAGAACTAGAGCAACTGATGGAATATCGGCTCACACAAGAACTCCTCCGGCATCTTCAAGATCGTCCAGAGTATGATGATGCAATTCGAAAGATTGCCAAACGTGATGATGATCCTTACACCGTAGCACAACGATTGATCGCTGAG encodes:
- the meaB gene encoding methylmalonyl Co-A mutase-associated GTPase MeaB, giving the protein MSIPDLVDGVLAGRRRDLARLITMIENEDPHSAEALSLLYKHTGHAHIIGITGPPGSGKSTLVTRITGEYRKRDKTVGIVAVDPSSPFSGGALLGDRIRMQEHSLDKGVFVRSMGTRGHLGGIARATSDVVRAIDASGRDIIIVETVGAGQSEVEIIDIAHTVIVTDVPGSGDDIQAIKAGIMEIADIFVVNKKDLPGADKKVVEINAMLDLDQNMGMWRPPVVLTNGRTGEGIPELVDKIEEHMKYLIESGTLEQKGLQRSREELEQLMEYRLTQELLRHLQDRPEYDDAIRKIAKRDDDPYTVAQRLIAEFLAGYSREEE